The following are encoded together in the Arthrobacter sp. Y-9 genome:
- a CDS encoding type II toxin-antitoxin system ParD family antitoxin, translating to MSSNTSISLDEHSAAFLAREVKSGRFRTASEAVRAGLRLLEDQETHLAALRASLAEGESSGTPEPFDLEAFIAEKKG from the coding sequence ATGAGCAGCAACACCTCGATCAGCCTGGACGAGCACTCCGCCGCCTTCCTGGCCAGGGAAGTGAAATCCGGGCGCTTCCGGACGGCGAGCGAGGCCGTGCGTGCCGGGCTGCGGCTGCTGGAGGACCAGGAAACCCACCTGGCAGCGCTCCGGGCCTCCCTCGCCGAGGGCGAATCCAGCGGAACTCCCGAGCCGTTCGACCTCGAAGCGTTCATCGCCGAGAAGAAGGGATGA
- a CDS encoding XRE family transcriptional regulator has protein sequence MTSLNIGRNVLALREARGMTLTHLAREAGIGKGTLSEIESGKRNPTVETLYSLCAPLNVPLTALVGESPGAISESSGGMRTTLLSVRRNERHTVEVFIIEIPEGAAHTSPGHGPGVIEHLVVTEGALHVGPVGETVTVEAGHSFTWTSDDRHHYASPEGSGEGVLTIMTPLP, from the coding sequence ATGACTTCGCTCAATATCGGTCGCAACGTCCTCGCCTTGCGGGAGGCGCGGGGGATGACGCTCACGCACCTCGCCCGCGAAGCCGGGATCGGCAAGGGCACGCTGTCCGAGATCGAATCGGGCAAGCGCAACCCCACCGTCGAGACGCTGTACTCCCTGTGCGCGCCGCTCAACGTCCCGCTCACCGCCCTCGTGGGCGAATCGCCCGGCGCGATCTCCGAGTCGAGCGGCGGGATGCGCACCACCCTCTTGTCCGTCCGGCGGAATGAGCGGCACACGGTCGAGGTCTTCATCATCGAGATCCCGGAGGGCGCGGCGCACACCTCGCCCGGCCACGGGCCTGGCGTGATCGAGCACCTGGTGGTCACCGAAGGCGCCCTTCACGTCGGGCCGGTCGGCGAGACGGTCACCGTCGAGGCGGGACATTCCTTCACCTGGACCAGCGACGACCGACACCACTACGCCAGCCCGGAGGGTTCCGGAGAAGGCGTGCTGACGATCATGACCCCGCTTCCGTAG
- a CDS encoding MFS transporter, translated as MSSFRPTATLFSAAVIIDVSSRAAFVALPLIVLSETGSAALTGVVSGAMALPLLLSPWWARRLRHAAARPAVLAALTLLEAVGALLVPVATVSGHLTAGVLLGAGLVSGAGRTLTLPGRQTLLAELEQERTGSPVRILAWQEAASRATSIVGPAVGALVVAAGYGTGLLFAEAAAISVGALLTLTVRSPDLRSADHKPGSVPKLRTLLKRFPDIRAGWIIRATAGATWFAFSLGLAIQGELQHRPGYFYAIGLSSYALGAVIATLTVGRLPWVAPSLSLAALGWTVNGAAWVLMGIWPQEGGYAVGGLIGGSGAAMGFATITRLIAERTDGPDRGALLSGQLVVVESGTAVGMFAGGSLIELWGIGGAFVITGAVLTAVALFAPLLLLSWHHGPRANRRRQGVLEGG; from the coding sequence ATGTCCTCCTTCCGACCCACGGCCACACTCTTCTCGGCCGCCGTCATCATCGACGTGAGTTCGCGTGCGGCGTTCGTCGCCTTGCCGCTCATCGTGCTCAGTGAGACGGGCTCCGCGGCGCTCACCGGCGTCGTGAGCGGCGCCATGGCGTTGCCTTTGCTGCTGTCCCCGTGGTGGGCGAGAAGGCTGCGTCACGCTGCCGCCCGGCCCGCGGTGCTCGCGGCGTTGACTCTCCTTGAAGCGGTCGGGGCGCTGCTGGTGCCGGTCGCCACGGTTTCCGGACATCTGACCGCTGGAGTTCTCCTCGGGGCGGGCCTCGTGTCCGGCGCGGGGCGTACTTTGACGCTCCCCGGACGCCAGACGTTGCTGGCTGAACTGGAACAGGAGCGCACTGGATCGCCGGTCCGGATTCTCGCCTGGCAGGAGGCGGCCTCACGCGCCACGAGCATCGTCGGACCGGCGGTGGGGGCTCTCGTCGTCGCCGCGGGGTACGGGACCGGTCTGCTCTTCGCCGAAGCCGCGGCGATCAGCGTCGGCGCGTTGCTGACGCTGACGGTGCGCAGCCCAGACCTCAGGAGTGCGGACCACAAGCCTGGGTCCGTCCCGAAGCTGCGCACCCTTCTGAAACGCTTCCCGGACATCCGGGCCGGATGGATCATCCGTGCGACGGCGGGCGCGACCTGGTTCGCCTTCTCGCTCGGCCTCGCCATCCAAGGGGAGCTACAGCATCGTCCGGGCTACTTCTACGCGATCGGGCTCAGTAGCTACGCACTCGGAGCCGTCATCGCCACGCTCACTGTCGGACGTCTGCCCTGGGTTGCGCCGAGCCTGTCCTTGGCCGCGCTCGGGTGGACCGTGAATGGCGCCGCGTGGGTGCTGATGGGGATATGGCCGCAGGAAGGGGGTTATGCCGTCGGCGGGCTGATCGGCGGATCGGGGGCCGCCATGGGGTTCGCGACCATCACCCGCCTCATCGCCGAGCGCACCGATGGACCCGACCGGGGCGCGCTCCTCAGCGGTCAGCTCGTCGTCGTGGAGAGTGGCACAGCCGTGGGAATGTTCGCCGGAGGATCGCTCATCGAGCTGTGGGGCATCGGAGGGGCGTTCGTCATCACGGGAGCGGTCCTGACCGCCGTCGCGCTCTTCGCGCCGTTGCTGCTTCTTAGCTGGCATCATGGCCCGAGAGCGAACCGCAGGAGGCAAGGCGTGCTCGAGGGCGGGTAG
- a CDS encoding 6-carboxytetrahydropterin synthase — MFSLTVRRSFMIAHSLPRESFGPAQGLHGATFVAEVGFRRAELNEDSVVIDIGAAGDLLQEILDRLNYKNLDELPEFAGRLTTTEFLARHIAEQLAEKLPDDAGLAGLDVTLRENPDAWAGYSLDLGRGR; from the coding sequence ATGTTCAGTCTCACCGTCCGTCGCAGTTTCATGATCGCCCACAGCCTCCCGCGCGAGTCCTTCGGTCCCGCCCAGGGGCTGCACGGTGCGACGTTCGTGGCGGAGGTCGGCTTCCGGCGCGCGGAGCTCAACGAGGACTCCGTGGTCATCGACATCGGCGCGGCGGGGGACCTGCTCCAGGAGATCCTCGACCGGCTGAACTACAAGAATCTGGACGAGCTGCCCGAATTCGCCGGACGGCTCACCACCACCGAATTCCTCGCCCGGCACATCGCTGAACAGCTCGCGGAGAAGCTCCCCGACGACGCCGGCCTCGCCGGGCTCGACGTCACCCTCCGCGAGAACCCCGACGCGTGGGCCGGGTATTCGCTCGACCTCGGCCGGGGGCGATGA
- a CDS encoding benzoate/H(+) symporter BenE family transporter: protein MERSVDGTREGGLSAPLTAGVVCAVVGFAATFAVVLGGLQAVGATPGQATSGLIMVTLMVGAASLLLSWRHRIPLVAAWSTPGAALLMSTQAVPGGWPAAVGAFLVCGVLLTLTGLWPFLATLVGRIPPHIAQAVLAGVLLPLCVAPFKELQSSPLAILPVLVAWLLIGWWRPRWAVPGALVVAVVVVAVSASGSAVNLSGSTFIPRLEFVAPVFDLQAIAGIALPLYLITMASQNIPGAAILGSFGYQVPWRSGIVTTGAGSLIAAPFGGHAVNLAAISAALAAGPEAGPAHRRWLAGVSAGATYILLGLGAASLSVIMLAAPPGVLAALSGVALIGTLASALAGAVADRAHWDSSAVTFIVAASGFSAWGFSSACWALAAGLLVQFLRRRAGASPQKAPSRVPPLTGSRK from the coding sequence ATGGAACGTTCTGTAGATGGAACGCGGGAGGGTGGGCTTTCCGCTCCGCTGACCGCCGGTGTGGTGTGCGCGGTCGTGGGATTCGCCGCCACGTTCGCCGTCGTGCTCGGAGGTCTCCAGGCCGTCGGCGCCACGCCCGGACAGGCGACCTCCGGCCTCATCATGGTGACCCTCATGGTGGGCGCGGCCTCCTTGCTGCTCTCCTGGCGTCACAGGATCCCGCTCGTGGCGGCGTGGTCGACCCCGGGTGCGGCACTGCTCATGAGCACGCAGGCGGTCCCCGGAGGATGGCCCGCAGCGGTGGGCGCCTTCCTGGTCTGCGGGGTCCTGCTCACCCTCACCGGACTGTGGCCGTTCCTCGCCACCCTCGTCGGCAGGATCCCGCCCCACATCGCCCAGGCGGTGCTGGCCGGGGTCCTCCTGCCGTTGTGCGTGGCCCCGTTCAAGGAATTGCAGAGCAGCCCTCTCGCCATCCTTCCGGTGCTCGTAGCCTGGCTCCTGATCGGTTGGTGGCGGCCCCGGTGGGCCGTCCCCGGTGCCCTCGTCGTCGCCGTCGTCGTGGTCGCGGTGAGTGCCAGCGGGTCGGCGGTGAACCTCAGCGGGTCCACGTTCATCCCGCGCCTCGAATTCGTCGCGCCGGTCTTCGACCTTCAGGCGATCGCCGGGATCGCCCTGCCGCTGTATCTCATCACCATGGCGTCCCAGAACATCCCCGGGGCGGCGATCCTCGGAAGTTTCGGGTACCAGGTGCCCTGGCGGTCGGGGATCGTGACCACAGGCGCAGGAAGTCTCATCGCGGCGCCCTTCGGCGGGCACGCGGTCAATCTTGCGGCCATCAGCGCAGCCCTGGCGGCCGGGCCCGAAGCCGGACCGGCGCATCGCCGCTGGCTCGCAGGGGTGTCGGCCGGCGCGACCTACATCCTGCTCGGGCTGGGCGCGGCGAGCCTCTCCGTCATCATGCTCGCCGCCCCGCCAGGCGTCCTCGCGGCGCTGTCCGGCGTGGCTCTCATCGGGACCCTCGCGTCCGCGCTCGCCGGCGCCGTCGCTGACAGGGCCCACTGGGACTCCTCGGCCGTGACCTTCATCGTCGCCGCCTCCGGGTTCTCGGCCTGGGGCTTCAGCTCGGCATGCTGGGCCCTGGCCGCAGGGCTCCTCGTGCAGTTCCTCCGCAGGCGTGCGGGCGCTTCGCCTCAGAAGGCGCCGAGCCGGGTTCCTCCCCTCACCGGCAGCCGGAAATAG
- a CDS encoding type II toxin-antitoxin system RelE/ParE family toxin, whose protein sequence is MSFRLTPAARADLSSIWDYTAERWDTRQAETYIRELHAAMERIAEDPARGRTCDEIRAGYRKYAIGSHLIFYVVAADGVDVIRVLHQRMDAGRHL, encoded by the coding sequence ATGAGCTTCCGGCTCACCCCCGCCGCGCGAGCCGACCTGTCCTCCATCTGGGACTACACCGCGGAGCGCTGGGACACGCGGCAGGCGGAGACCTACATCCGTGAGCTCCACGCTGCAATGGAACGCATCGCCGAAGACCCCGCCCGGGGAAGGACCTGCGATGAGATCCGTGCGGGGTACCGGAAGTATGCCATCGGCAGCCACCTGATCTTCTACGTGGTCGCCGCCGACGGCGTCGACGTGATCAGAGTCCTGCACCAGCGCATGGACGCGGGCCGACACCTGTAG
- a CDS encoding glycosyltransferase family 4 protein: MTTLRFIVPGNIGHRSGGNVYNARLVEHLEALGVRTEVMALDGAWPPGRPEDRESLARALRAAPLVVVDGLVAAGAPDAIEAAVQADTRVWVLSHMAFPDIAGLEGRALAAATGVICPSSFAAARLESLYGLDRVHVARPGTQPAEPAVGSHPPRIVCVAALLPNKSQLLLVEALARLAQLPWTASLIGSPDAEPAYAARVAAAVARHGLEDRIRLAGELDGQALEDAWRAVDLSVLVSERESFGMAVQESLAHGVPAVVRRGTGAEEALGAGGAGTALDLDGGPDALAKTLAAWLEDRELAARWREAALLRRAALPSWTETAETVRALLRG, encoded by the coding sequence ATGACCACCCTCCGCTTCATCGTCCCGGGCAACATCGGGCACCGCTCCGGCGGCAACGTCTACAACGCCCGGCTCGTGGAGCACCTGGAAGCGCTCGGCGTCCGCACCGAGGTGATGGCGCTCGACGGCGCGTGGCCGCCCGGGCGCCCCGAGGACCGCGAGTCCCTGGCCCGGGCCCTCCGCGCCGCGCCTCTCGTGGTCGTCGACGGCCTGGTCGCGGCCGGCGCCCCGGACGCCATCGAAGCCGCCGTCCAGGCCGACACCCGGGTGTGGGTGCTCTCGCATATGGCGTTCCCCGACATCGCCGGGCTGGAGGGCCGGGCCCTCGCCGCGGCGACCGGCGTCATCTGCCCCAGCTCCTTCGCGGCCGCCCGGCTCGAGTCGCTGTACGGCCTGGACCGGGTCCACGTAGCCCGGCCCGGAACGCAGCCGGCCGAACCCGCGGTGGGATCGCATCCGCCGCGGATCGTCTGCGTCGCGGCCCTGCTGCCGAACAAGAGTCAGCTTCTGCTCGTCGAGGCGCTCGCCCGGCTCGCTCAACTGCCCTGGACGGCGTCCCTCATCGGTTCGCCGGACGCGGAACCGGCGTATGCCGCGCGGGTCGCGGCCGCCGTCGCGCGTCACGGCCTGGAGGACCGCATCCGCCTGGCGGGCGAGCTCGACGGCCAGGCTCTGGAGGACGCATGGCGCGCCGTGGACCTCAGTGTCCTGGTGTCCGAGCGCGAGAGTTTCGGCATGGCCGTGCAGGAGTCGTTGGCGCACGGGGTTCCGGCGGTCGTCCGCCGGGGAACCGGGGCGGAGGAGGCTCTCGGTGCAGGCGGTGCGGGCACGGCGCTGGATCTCGACGGCGGGCCGGACGCTCTGGCGAAGACTCTGGCGGCCTGGCTGGAGGATCGAGAGCTCGCGGCCCGGTGGCGGGAAGCGGCTCTGCTCCGGCGTGCGGCCCTTCCCAGCTGGACGGAGACCGCCGAGACCGTGCGCGCGCTCCTGCGCGGGTGA
- a CDS encoding DUF4190 domain-containing protein, whose product MPQYGGPPPAPSGSKGLAIASLVCGAVSLFLAWVPAITVLALIAGLAAIVLGVVSLARRFGGKVMAWIGTGLGVLGVLGSVLALIVFATLSSSGLERLKKFDEGQDRRVSVKYIVTTSTSTNVSFSTPTGDSEKTVSSDFTTEFTAQGKDLLDMTATPADRTAKDAKVTCEILVDGTSVAKESGDGKNAGAHCYHYRSYSSYRSEKPSKDVSVEFKATANSPVSVESGWSASGGQNSSSRTFAASTDSTTTVQAKADGLITLTVQSEDWEAKNPSFGCEILVDGKSVSKQQSNKATGFARCVYTPQN is encoded by the coding sequence ATGCCGCAGTACGGTGGCCCACCGCCGGCGCCTTCGGGCTCGAAAGGCCTGGCGATCGCATCGCTCGTTTGCGGCGCCGTCTCCCTGTTTCTGGCCTGGGTCCCGGCCATCACCGTCCTGGCGCTCATCGCCGGCCTCGCCGCGATCGTCCTCGGCGTGGTGTCCCTGGCGAGGAGGTTCGGCGGGAAGGTCATGGCATGGATCGGCACAGGCCTGGGTGTGCTCGGCGTCCTGGGCTCGGTCCTCGCATTGATCGTCTTCGCCACTCTGAGCAGTTCCGGGCTCGAACGTTTGAAGAAATTCGACGAAGGCCAGGACAGACGGGTGTCCGTCAAGTACATCGTCACGACCTCGACCTCCACGAACGTGAGCTTCTCCACGCCGACCGGGGATTCCGAAAAGACCGTCAGCTCGGACTTCACGACGGAGTTCACCGCACAAGGCAAGGATCTGCTCGACATGACGGCGACCCCGGCAGACCGCACTGCGAAAGACGCAAAGGTCACGTGCGAGATCCTCGTCGACGGGACATCCGTGGCGAAGGAAAGCGGCGATGGCAAAAATGCCGGCGCGCACTGTTACCACTACAGGTCGTATTCCAGCTACCGAAGCGAGAAGCCATCCAAGGATGTCTCGGTCGAGTTCAAAGCGACCGCGAACAGCCCGGTCTCCGTGGAATCCGGCTGGTCGGCGAGTGGCGGTCAGAATTCAAGCTCACGGACCTTCGCCGCCTCCACGGATTCCACCACCACCGTTCAGGCGAAGGCCGACGGACTCATCACCCTGACCGTGCAAAGCGAGGACTGGGAGGCGAAGAACCCGTCCTTCGGCTGCGAGATCCTCGTGGATGGGAAGTCCGTGTCCAAGCAGCAGAGCAACAAGGCGACCGGATTCGCGCGCTGCGTGTACACGCCCCAGAACTGA
- a CDS encoding C39 family peptidase, with the protein MRAGSVALCTVALTLSALVTGPTAQALDEPQPSVSPSVGVTPEPDPTSSPVPTVTSEPEPHAIVPGAVTLEGPAATGQTIRAVAAGWEPDVTLTFQWLRDGVPVEGATSATYTITAADAGAKLSVLVTGAHEGSEPVQVKSVPLTVPVQLPGAMPTITGTAVQGSTLTAVPGAWPAGSTLSYQWLRNGAEISGATRPTYLLTSDDGGQNVSVRITGALAGYLEGVKTSAPVSVLRLMTTSAPTLAGTVKLGSVLTAQPGAWTSGTAFTYQWLRDGAPIAGATRSSYTVGAADVTKSVAVRVSGTKAGYAAATRASIRGVIVPRVLKTAAPSYAGQTVLGEALLGRTGVWTAGTSFRYQWYRNGIAIPTATGLNYKMVSADLGKRLILRVSGSKAGYAPETRLSGGSAAIRRPAPVVWRQNDPRWANIRVGIRLIGPSGCVPTATAMALWSEGIKTTPYGVALTMNRLGDYNRTVSGAGSRSIVAAAKYYGVKATPITNVAALRASLKAGHSVVALMRGPASITWPGTTHAITLSGFSSSGATYVRNPYAGTVNDWYHPDTLWFYQSLDPFDRNAGAVFWQIG; encoded by the coding sequence ATGCGGGCCGGTTCCGTCGCTCTGTGCACCGTGGCGCTGACGCTGTCGGCGCTCGTGACCGGCCCGACAGCACAGGCATTGGACGAGCCGCAACCGTCGGTTTCGCCGTCCGTCGGGGTGACACCGGAACCTGACCCGACGTCGTCCCCGGTGCCGACGGTGACGTCCGAGCCGGAACCCCACGCCATCGTCCCGGGCGCGGTGACGCTCGAGGGCCCGGCGGCGACAGGGCAGACGATCCGGGCGGTGGCCGCAGGCTGGGAACCGGACGTGACGCTCACCTTCCAGTGGCTGCGTGACGGCGTCCCTGTCGAGGGCGCGACATCGGCTACCTACACCATCACGGCCGCCGACGCCGGAGCGAAACTGAGTGTGCTCGTCACCGGCGCCCACGAGGGCTCGGAGCCGGTCCAGGTGAAGTCCGTCCCCCTCACGGTGCCGGTCCAGCTGCCCGGCGCGATGCCCACCATCACCGGCACCGCAGTCCAGGGCAGCACCCTGACAGCCGTCCCCGGCGCGTGGCCGGCCGGCTCGACCCTCAGTTACCAGTGGCTGCGCAACGGCGCGGAGATCTCGGGAGCCACCCGGCCGACGTACCTTCTGACGTCCGACGACGGCGGGCAGAACGTCTCGGTGCGGATCACCGGCGCTCTGGCCGGCTACCTGGAGGGCGTGAAGACGTCCGCCCCCGTGTCGGTGCTGAGGCTGATGACGACGTCGGCTCCGACACTGGCGGGGACGGTCAAACTCGGCTCCGTGCTGACCGCGCAGCCCGGCGCCTGGACGTCCGGGACGGCCTTCACGTATCAGTGGCTGCGCGACGGCGCCCCGATCGCCGGCGCCACCCGTTCCAGTTACACGGTGGGCGCCGCTGATGTGACCAAGTCGGTTGCCGTGCGAGTCAGCGGAACGAAGGCCGGCTATGCCGCCGCGACCAGGGCAAGCATCCGGGGCGTGATCGTGCCGCGGGTGCTGAAGACCGCGGCGCCCAGCTACGCGGGGCAGACGGTCCTGGGCGAGGCGCTGTTGGGAAGAACCGGCGTCTGGACCGCAGGAACCTCGTTCCGGTACCAGTGGTACCGGAACGGGATCGCGATCCCCACCGCGACCGGGTTGAACTACAAGATGGTCTCCGCGGACCTGGGCAAGCGCCTCATTCTCCGCGTCAGTGGCTCGAAAGCGGGGTATGCGCCGGAGACCCGCCTGAGCGGAGGGTCAGCGGCGATCCGGCGCCCGGCGCCGGTGGTCTGGCGGCAGAATGATCCCCGCTGGGCGAACATCCGCGTGGGCATCAGGCTCATCGGACCCTCCGGCTGCGTCCCCACGGCCACCGCGATGGCGCTGTGGTCCGAGGGCATCAAGACCACTCCGTACGGTGTCGCGCTGACGATGAACCGTCTGGGTGACTACAACCGCACCGTCTCCGGGGCCGGTTCGCGCTCGATCGTCGCGGCCGCCAAGTACTACGGGGTGAAGGCCACCCCGATCACGAACGTCGCGGCTCTGCGCGCTTCGTTGAAGGCCGGTCACTCCGTCGTCGCGCTCATGCGGGGCCCGGCATCCATCACCTGGCCGGGCACCACTCACGCCATCACGCTTTCAGGCTTCTCGAGCAGCGGCGCCACCTACGTCCGCAATCCCTATGCCGGCACGGTCAACGACTGGTATCACCCCGACACCCTGTGGTTCTATCAATCCCTGGACCCCTTCGACCGCAACGCCGGCGCCGTCTTCTGGCAGATCGGATAG
- a CDS encoding dehydrogenase, producing MTIPEHRRHATAYWTVRPGEGELRTEELPEPGADEALVRTLYSGISRGTELLVHQGQVPDSVADAMRAPHQDGDFPAPVKYGYLSVGVVEHGPDDWTGQAVFCLHPHQDRYVVPVSELTRIPDGVPPRRAVLTGMVETALNALWEAGPRLGDRVAVVGGGLLGGTLAALLRKFPLDRLELVEVDPAKERIAEELGIAFAHPDEAQADCDLVFHCSATSDGLHRSLQLAGDEATVIELSWYGDKPVEVPLGEDFHARRLSIIASQVGVVSKARRHRRSTADRLTTAVGLLEDPAFDLFLSQDTSFADLPATMENLADDGGGSACAVVSYRAPQPEE from the coding sequence ATGACCATTCCAGAGCACCGCCGCCACGCCACCGCCTACTGGACCGTCCGCCCGGGGGAGGGCGAACTCCGCACGGAGGAACTCCCCGAGCCCGGAGCCGACGAAGCCCTCGTCAGGACCCTCTACTCCGGCATCAGCCGCGGCACCGAGCTGCTCGTCCATCAGGGCCAGGTCCCGGACAGCGTCGCCGACGCCATGCGCGCCCCGCACCAGGACGGAGACTTCCCCGCGCCCGTGAAGTACGGCTACCTCTCGGTCGGCGTCGTCGAGCACGGCCCCGACGACTGGACGGGCCAGGCGGTCTTCTGCCTCCACCCGCACCAGGACCGCTACGTCGTCCCGGTCAGCGAGCTCACCAGGATTCCCGACGGCGTGCCACCCCGCCGCGCGGTCCTCACCGGCATGGTGGAGACGGCGCTCAACGCCCTCTGGGAAGCCGGGCCGCGGCTGGGAGACCGGGTCGCCGTCGTCGGGGGAGGGCTGCTGGGTGGCACGCTGGCGGCGCTCCTGCGGAAGTTCCCGCTGGACCGCCTGGAACTCGTGGAGGTGGATCCGGCCAAGGAACGGATCGCCGAGGAGCTGGGCATCGCGTTCGCCCACCCGGACGAGGCGCAGGCGGATTGCGACCTCGTCTTCCACTGCTCCGCGACCAGCGACGGCCTGCACCGCAGCCTCCAGCTGGCCGGCGACGAAGCCACGGTCATCGAGCTTTCCTGGTATGGCGACAAGCCGGTCGAGGTGCCGCTCGGCGAGGACTTCCACGCCCGCCGCCTCTCGATCATCGCCAGCCAGGTGGGGGTGGTCTCGAAGGCACGCCGTCATCGCCGCAGCACCGCGGACCGCCTTACCACCGCCGTCGGCCTCCTGGAGGACCCTGCCTTCGACCTTTTTCTCAGCCAGGACACCAGCTTCGCCGACCTGCCGGCCACCATGGAGAACCTGGCCGACGACGGCGGTGGGAGCGCCTGCGCCGTCGTCAGCTACCGTGCCCCGCAACCGGAGGAATGA
- a CDS encoding LysR family transcriptional regulator has translation MALRPDVDDLELVWTVSQVGSIGAAARRLRISQASASVRLTRLERRMGVSLFTRGPRGAAPTAAGYEMARRAEHILGHLDGIVDDIRSATTDPPLRIGCFHGLADTVLPLIDSQRNGRTITQAVDHGLTLIDWVAEGMLDAAIVSVAGQRRLPADVTGHDIGRDEMVVLIPDGAPHPTAGRLPLSGLSLPTSTYDLRDHDLTARVVALGGTPRLGATVTGTIRMARLAGEPAIIPRSSAVAERLPGDRITSLPFTWSVRLSMITRPEPDGALLRLAKMLTSRLELTSHSR, from the coding sequence ATGGCCCTCAGACCGGATGTTGATGACTTGGAGCTGGTCTGGACGGTGTCCCAGGTGGGATCGATTGGTGCGGCCGCGCGGAGGCTGAGAATCTCCCAGGCGTCGGCTTCGGTGCGATTGACCCGCCTGGAACGGCGGATGGGGGTTTCGCTGTTCACCCGAGGGCCACGCGGCGCCGCACCCACAGCAGCGGGCTACGAGATGGCCAGGCGCGCCGAGCACATCCTGGGCCACCTCGACGGAATAGTCGACGACATCCGCTCGGCTACAACCGATCCGCCTCTGAGGATCGGGTGCTTTCACGGGCTCGCCGACACTGTTCTGCCCCTCATCGATTCGCAGCGAAACGGGCGGACGATCACCCAGGCGGTGGATCACGGGCTCACCCTCATCGACTGGGTCGCGGAAGGTATGCTCGACGCCGCCATCGTGTCGGTGGCCGGACAGCGGCGCCTTCCTGCCGACGTGACGGGCCATGACATCGGTCGCGACGAGATGGTGGTCCTCATCCCTGACGGCGCGCCGCATCCCACCGCTGGACGCCTGCCGCTGTCCGGGTTGTCTCTGCCCACGTCAACGTACGACCTCCGAGATCATGACCTCACGGCACGGGTTGTCGCGCTCGGAGGTACTCCACGGTTGGGCGCCACCGTGACGGGAACGATCCGCATGGCACGCCTCGCAGGTGAGCCTGCCATCATCCCCCGCAGTTCCGCCGTCGCCGAACGCCTGCCCGGCGACAGGATCACGAGTCTCCCCTTCACCTGGAGCGTCCGCCTCAGCATGATCACACGACCGGAACCGGATGGAGCCCTGCTGCGCCTTGCCAAGATGCTGACATCCCGCTTGGAGCTGACCTCGCACTCCCGTTGA